A part of Desulfovibrio inopinatus DSM 10711 genomic DNA contains:
- a CDS encoding zinc-dependent alcohol dehydrogenase, translating into MHALVYHRSVLRYVLGQVANRFARKHFFAGLSPLRCEEVDFKPADPNWVRLRVLMCGICGSDISLLKGSESFLMEPYASLPAILGHEIVARVDASQTDSEFKIGERVVVEPVLSCEPRGLPLCPACAAGDYNVCTNFLDGSIAPGAFLGYNASAGGGMAEMTAAHPSRLIRVPDTLTDEEAVLADSLASALQPVLTSFPKNGDRVVVYGAGILGQHVVRILRALGVDISITVIARHQFQADLAKAGGADTILRSPSRQDLASAVRAKYVPTTLGGGNIEGGADIIYDCVGSSRSFEDGLLALRAKGTYVMIGTAGSINKADVSSLWFRELTLKGSATYAHADFNGKRVRTYDMALELLGSSDFETAGLLTHTFPLTDYRKAFALSFDKGPSGSMKIAFDLRAES; encoded by the coding sequence ATGCATGCGTTGGTCTATCATCGAAGTGTTTTGCGGTATGTATTAGGGCAGGTGGCGAACCGATTTGCCCGGAAGCATTTTTTTGCCGGGTTGTCGCCGTTGCGCTGTGAAGAGGTCGATTTCAAACCGGCTGATCCTAATTGGGTTCGATTGCGGGTTTTGATGTGTGGTATATGCGGTTCCGATATCAGTTTGCTGAAAGGTTCCGAATCCTTTCTTATGGAACCCTATGCATCTTTACCCGCCATCCTTGGCCATGAAATTGTCGCACGTGTGGATGCTTCGCAGACCGACAGCGAGTTCAAAATTGGTGAGCGCGTTGTTGTCGAGCCGGTTTTGAGCTGTGAACCGCGAGGCCTTCCATTATGTCCGGCATGTGCGGCCGGGGACTACAATGTCTGCACAAATTTTCTCGACGGTTCCATCGCTCCAGGAGCATTTCTTGGGTATAATGCGTCGGCTGGGGGCGGAATGGCCGAAATGACGGCCGCCCATCCGTCGCGATTAATCCGTGTGCCTGATACATTGACCGATGAAGAAGCTGTTCTGGCCGATTCTTTGGCGTCGGCGTTGCAACCCGTTCTCACCTCATTTCCCAAAAACGGCGATCGGGTTGTTGTCTATGGTGCCGGTATTCTTGGACAACATGTCGTTCGCATCTTGCGGGCTCTTGGCGTTGATATCTCCATTACCGTTATTGCCAGGCATCAGTTCCAAGCTGATCTCGCCAAAGCGGGGGGAGCCGATACGATTCTGCGTTCTCCTTCTCGGCAGGATCTGGCATCGGCCGTGCGTGCTAAGTATGTACCGACCACATTGGGCGGAGGGAATATTGAAGGAGGAGCCGATATCATTTACGATTGTGTCGGCAGTTCGCGTTCTTTCGAGGACGGATTGCTCGCCCTTCGCGCAAAAGGAACGTACGTCATGATTGGGACGGCCGGGAGTATTAACAAAGCTGATGTGTCAAGCCTTTGGTTCCGCGAGCTTACGCTCAAAGGGTCGGCAACATACGCTCATGCCGACTTCAATGGGAAGCGTGTCCGTACCTACGATATGGCGCTTGAATTACTTGGATCATCAGATTTTGAGACAGCTGGTCTGTTGACGCACACGTTTCCATTGACAGACTACCGCAAGGCGTTTGCTCTGAGTTTTGACAAAGGGCCGTCCGGATCGATGAAAATAGCATTCGATCTTCGCGCAGAATCCTAA
- a CDS encoding PLP-dependent aminotransferase family protein, protein MTIWTPHIPESGGPLYKKLADAIERAIACGELKPGERLPTHRDLADVLHMNVSTVTRGYLEAEKRSLVTGTVGRGTYVASDAVTNTSMVSFEPEMPGLLDLGLVSQLSCLDPDITEGFRRIARRKDPAAFMRYTDPRGLPEHRAAGALWASRYGLEVEAEDIIVCSGSQHGLTCCMSGLLRPGDRIATDALTYPGMKTLASMLGMRLVPIAMDEHGMIPESLDVACRRDDIKAVYLMPDVHNPTTATIPESRRDRIAHLAEVHDLLIIEDDAYALTGTGGQTPITARVRQRGVFVAGISKSFAAGLRVSFLVVPKRHLKPLAQAVLNTIWMSPALNAELVSMWILDGTADAVVKRKQAEGAQCFQVASNALKELRFQGKPNGFFIWLELPERWTGQMLERAARRAGISIFGAEKFAVGQTSPPPAARISLTGIEDFTTLHNALTTLREILRPHP, encoded by the coding sequence ATGACAATATGGACACCACACATCCCCGAGAGTGGCGGCCCGCTGTATAAAAAGCTGGCCGATGCAATTGAGCGCGCCATTGCTTGTGGAGAACTTAAACCGGGAGAACGGTTGCCGACGCATCGTGATTTGGCCGACGTGCTTCACATGAATGTTTCCACCGTAACACGAGGATACTTGGAGGCTGAAAAACGGAGTTTGGTTACTGGAACCGTGGGCCGTGGAACCTATGTCGCGTCAGATGCCGTGACGAATACATCAATGGTATCATTTGAGCCGGAGATGCCTGGATTGTTGGATCTGGGATTGGTTTCGCAGCTTTCGTGTTTGGATCCGGACATCACTGAAGGTTTTCGTCGTATTGCACGACGGAAAGACCCTGCGGCATTCATGCGGTATACAGACCCGCGCGGTCTTCCCGAACATCGAGCGGCCGGAGCTCTTTGGGCCTCACGGTATGGCCTGGAAGTCGAAGCTGAGGATATTATTGTTTGCAGTGGGTCTCAGCATGGATTGACGTGCTGTATGAGCGGGCTGCTCAGACCTGGTGATCGCATTGCAACGGATGCCTTAACCTATCCGGGGATGAAGACGCTTGCTTCCATGCTCGGCATGCGCTTGGTACCCATCGCCATGGATGAGCATGGCATGATTCCGGAGAGTTTAGATGTGGCGTGTCGTCGTGACGATATCAAAGCGGTGTATCTCATGCCCGATGTGCATAATCCGACGACGGCGACCATTCCGGAATCCCGACGAGACCGTATTGCTCATCTTGCTGAGGTACATGATCTGCTCATCATTGAAGATGATGCTTATGCGCTGACTGGGACGGGTGGGCAAACACCGATTACGGCTCGTGTACGTCAACGTGGAGTGTTTGTGGCGGGGATATCCAAATCGTTCGCAGCAGGATTACGCGTGTCGTTTCTGGTTGTTCCGAAACGACATCTCAAACCTTTGGCGCAGGCCGTGCTCAATACAATTTGGATGAGCCCGGCTCTGAATGCCGAGTTGGTTTCCATGTGGATTCTGGATGGAACGGCAGATGCGGTCGTGAAGCGCAAACAGGCCGAGGGAGCACAGTGTTTTCAGGTCGCCAGCAATGCCTTGAAGGAGTTGCGTTTTCAGGGAAAGCCCAATGGTTTTTTTATCTGGTTGGAATTGCCTGAAAGATGGACCGGACAGATGTTGGAACGAGCTGCACGTCGCGCCGGAATCAGTATTTTCGGAGCCGAAAAGTTTGCCGTGGGACAAACTTCTCCTCCTCCAGCGGCTCGTATTTCGCTCACAGGCATTGAAGACTTCACAACACTTCACAACGCCCTCACAACTTTACGTGAGATATTGCGTCCCCATCCGTAA
- a CDS encoding CBS domain-containing protein, producing MLLLKRVFDLMRTDVSTVEATAPAWDAVKTILASMEHDNSMGACLIVNNHGEYEGILSVRDVLKHLDDTALNDALRMSLGADFEFQFEHYTDEALRVSAGSIARKPQPLTPTEPLAIAASAMMAECRRFCPVVDNGKALGIVNLDDMFRLLVNPAVIEST from the coding sequence ATGTTGTTGCTGAAGCGGGTTTTCGATCTCATGCGGACCGATGTTTCGACTGTTGAAGCCACGGCTCCGGCGTGGGATGCGGTCAAAACAATTTTGGCATCGATGGAGCACGACAATTCCATGGGGGCTTGTCTTATTGTCAATAATCACGGGGAATACGAAGGAATTCTCAGTGTGCGCGACGTGCTCAAGCACCTTGACGATACTGCGTTGAATGATGCCTTACGCATGAGTTTAGGCGCCGATTTTGAGTTCCAGTTCGAGCATTATACTGACGAGGCCTTGCGTGTTTCTGCCGGCTCGATAGCAAGGAAACCGCAGCCTTTGACTCCCACAGAACCATTAGCAATTGCCGCGAGTGCCATGATGGCGGAATGCCGTCGTTTTTGTCCGGTTGTTGATAATGGCAAGGCTCTCGGTATTGTCAATCTTGACGACATGTTTCGTCTGTTGGTCAATCCGGCCGTCATCGAGTCCACATAA
- a CDS encoding mechanosensitive ion channel family protein, translating into MFIFFVVLHASVVCAQSDTPAEKTQIQTAAPQEGLPAPQTSLSEAKPSDAKQDMPSLATKKVGKSQAVRKALVSLLNAVAKNQESLDELQKALDTAEDDDTKKTIQQRIDSLQASIADQREDLSEIASGISMETFAKPQLKKFDWKAELAELFAPLVQQIKDLTEHPREIEHLRTEINRRTEVLSKAEQALKRIDGLIAETKDPDLVDYLKKQKEHWESLISDYKEALELAILQLDQKQSETKSLTDSISSLFQQFFSSRGLNFIFACLAFCGVFFLVRLLHQQITPLLFKNKIGGTSFSARLVSIAVGVFGSLLAILAALAVFYVAGDWVLLGLSIILIFGAIWSAKAGINKYWEQVKLLLNIGGVREGERLVWNGIPYRVDRIRYYTVLNNPALSGGMVRVHIDDLTSKCSRPFEKGEPFFPTKKNDYVQVGSDYGKILRQTPDFVQLELLSGAIKYYPTSSFLSASPLNVATGFTVTVVFGVDYKHQDIATTVIPETLRADIADAFSQTAIAQHVKSVSTSFKEAADSSLNISLFVTLTHEAATWYYSAGRLVQKVAVETCTRNGWEIPYPQITVHKVVDDQ; encoded by the coding sequence TTGTTTATTTTTTTCGTTGTATTGCATGCTTCTGTCGTGTGTGCACAATCCGATACGCCTGCTGAGAAGACGCAGATTCAAACGGCAGCACCACAAGAAGGATTGCCGGCACCGCAAACGTCTCTTTCTGAAGCGAAACCGTCTGATGCCAAACAAGATATGCCTTCTCTTGCGACTAAAAAGGTCGGAAAATCGCAAGCAGTGCGAAAAGCGCTTGTCTCCTTGTTGAATGCTGTTGCAAAGAATCAAGAATCATTGGACGAGTTGCAAAAAGCGTTGGATACGGCCGAGGATGACGACACAAAAAAAACGATTCAACAACGTATCGATTCGCTTCAAGCCTCCATTGCCGATCAACGTGAAGATTTATCCGAGATTGCTTCGGGTATTTCTATGGAGACCTTTGCCAAGCCCCAATTGAAGAAGTTCGACTGGAAAGCAGAGCTGGCGGAACTCTTTGCGCCCCTTGTTCAACAGATAAAAGATTTGACGGAACACCCTCGGGAGATTGAGCATCTTCGTACGGAGATCAATCGCCGTACTGAGGTTCTTTCCAAAGCGGAACAAGCGTTGAAACGTATTGATGGATTGATAGCGGAAACCAAAGATCCGGATCTGGTCGACTATCTGAAAAAACAGAAAGAGCATTGGGAATCGCTTATTTCCGATTACAAAGAAGCACTGGAACTTGCCATCCTTCAACTGGATCAGAAACAAAGCGAAACCAAATCACTGACAGACTCCATTTCCTCCTTGTTTCAACAATTTTTCAGTTCGCGAGGGCTGAATTTTATCTTTGCTTGTCTTGCCTTTTGTGGAGTGTTCTTTCTTGTACGACTGTTGCATCAACAGATTACCCCTTTGCTTTTCAAAAATAAAATAGGTGGAACAAGTTTCTCTGCGCGCTTGGTCAGTATTGCTGTAGGCGTTTTTGGATCTCTGTTGGCTATCCTCGCAGCATTGGCCGTTTTTTATGTCGCAGGAGATTGGGTCTTGCTTGGTCTTTCCATTATTTTGATCTTTGGTGCCATTTGGTCGGCCAAAGCCGGGATCAACAAGTATTGGGAGCAGGTGAAGCTTCTGCTTAATATTGGTGGAGTGCGCGAGGGTGAGCGTCTTGTCTGGAACGGTATCCCATATCGGGTTGATCGTATTCGGTATTACACGGTCTTGAATAATCCGGCGTTGTCCGGAGGGATGGTTCGTGTTCATATTGACGATCTGACGAGCAAATGCTCCAGGCCTTTTGAAAAGGGCGAGCCGTTTTTTCCTACGAAAAAAAATGATTACGTCCAGGTCGGTTCCGATTATGGTAAAATTCTTCGGCAAACACCCGATTTTGTTCAGCTTGAGTTACTTTCTGGTGCGATCAAATACTACCCGACAAGCAGTTTCCTCTCCGCATCCCCGTTGAATGTTGCGACAGGCTTTACGGTGACCGTAGTCTTCGGTGTGGACTATAAGCATCAAGACATTGCCACCACGGTTATTCCCGAAACATTACGAGCAGATATTGCCGACGCTTTTTCTCAGACAGCCATTGCGCAACACGTAAAAAGTGTCTCGACGAGTTTCAAAGAGGCTGCTGACTCATCGCTTAATATTTCGTTGTTTGTTACGCTCACGCATGAAGCGGCGACATGGTATTACTCGGCAGGCCGTTTGGTGCAGAAGGTTGCCGTGGAGACCTGCACCAGAAATGGCTGGGAGATTCCGTATCCGCAGATAACAGTACACAAAGTTGTAGACGATCAATAA
- a CDS encoding transposase, with amino-acid sequence MPRIARLLLSDQPSVYHVMSRTALDGFPFDALEKDILLSIIKQFSTIYFCEVLGFALMGNHFHLLLRMYPPDTVTNQDVTDHFKLRYGPDAVITELQINRYRQKWTNLSELMREIKQTFSRSYNRRHNRRGYLWGDRYKSVIVEDGRTLINCLAYIDLNPVRAGIVKHPEKYRWCSLGYHLQSGNQDNFLSLDFGLNDWDIAPKTSTRERLRLYRQFLAETGTLAPSPNGPRMTIPSRDDRNADDEYTLIDRLLLRTRWFTDAGIIGSKSFVSRLARRFKVFTVKDRPPKQVTGLNMYSLKRLSEIV; translated from the coding sequence ATGCCACGCATAGCCCGTCTTCTTCTCTCAGACCAGCCGTCAGTCTATCATGTCATGTCGCGTACGGCACTTGACGGTTTTCCCTTTGATGCCCTTGAGAAGGACATTCTCCTTTCGATCATCAAACAATTTTCCACCATATATTTTTGTGAGGTTCTCGGATTTGCCCTCATGGGAAACCATTTTCATCTTCTTCTCAGAATGTATCCGCCCGATACCGTAACCAACCAGGACGTCACCGATCACTTTAAACTCCGTTATGGTCCCGATGCCGTGATTACCGAGCTCCAAATCAATCGGTATCGCCAGAAATGGACGAATCTGTCGGAACTTATGCGAGAGATAAAGCAGACGTTTTCACGATCGTACAACAGGCGCCACAACCGACGCGGTTATCTTTGGGGAGATCGCTACAAAAGCGTTATTGTTGAAGACGGTCGGACGCTTATCAATTGCCTGGCATATATTGACCTCAATCCCGTTCGGGCCGGGATCGTCAAGCACCCCGAAAAATATCGATGGTGCTCGTTAGGCTATCATCTCCAATCAGGGAACCAAGATAACTTTCTGAGCCTTGATTTCGGTCTCAACGACTGGGATATCGCTCCGAAAACTTCGACTCGCGAACGCCTCCGGCTCTATCGCCAATTTCTCGCTGAGACCGGAACCCTCGCTCCCTCCCCCAATGGCCCCCGTATGACAATCCCTTCTCGCGACGATCGCAATGCCGACGACGAATATACACTCATCGATCGCCTTCTCCTACGAACACGGTGGTTTACCGACGCAGGTATCATTGGATCCAAATCGTTCGTTTCCAGACTGGCCAGACGCTTCAAAGTCTTTACGGTGAAAGACCGTCCTCCCAAGCAGGTTACCGGACTCAATATGTACTCGCTCAAACGGCTTTCCGAAATCGTTTAA
- a CDS encoding type II toxin-antitoxin system HicA family toxin, whose product MDSREVIRHLENDGWRLVRSSGSHRHFRHETKPGTVTVPHPKRNITIKTLLNIERQACFGLKPERVGAGDEILHCRDS is encoded by the coding sequence ATGGATAGTCGAGAGGTGATTCGGCATTTGGAAAATGATGGGTGGCGTTTAGTTCGTTCCAGTGGATCGCATAGGCATTTTCGGCATGAGACCAAGCCTGGAACCGTTACCGTCCCACATCCAAAGCGCAACATTACCATCAAGACATTGCTCAACATCGAGCGGCAGGCCTGTTTCGGGCTCAAACCTGAACGCGTAGGAGCAGGAGATGAGATATTACATTGCCGTGATTCATAA
- a CDS encoding type II toxin-antitoxin system HicB family antitoxin, translating to MRYYIAVIHKQRDSEYELCFPDFPGCITAGADLVSARNMAVQALEGHIRVMNDHNEPLPIPTPPELIDANPDYKDGVMMLVPAKVDA from the coding sequence ATGAGATATTACATTGCCGTGATTCATAAGCAGCGCGACTCAGAATATGAATTGTGTTTCCCTGATTTCCCTGGGTGCATTACTGCCGGTGCAGATCTTGTCAGTGCTCGAAATATGGCTGTTCAGGCTCTTGAAGGACATATTCGTGTGATGAATGATCACAATGAACCTCTCCCAATTCCGACGCCGCCGGAGCTTATTGATGCGAATCCGGATTATAAAGATGGTGTCATGATGCTTGTTCCTGCTAAAGTGGACGCTTAA
- a CDS encoding radical SAM protein: MSKRSSIALGTIYKNFSKVLRHPWLAARLAGIEKEKIFFDYLNPKAEEGHARTIRQLSIRITDLCNLRCHTCGQWGDQGFLHKCNLKDLKKSEVTPERYLALLDDLNANGHKPSVYLWGGEPSMYKGWLDIIDRAAEYGMPTSIATNTSGVAAAAERLVNAPMFLLQISIDGHDRETHNLARPAAGDGDNFQDVQHTLEVVREERKRKGGTLPLIASLTTISQTNMHNLVDIYETYKDRVDIFVFYLSWWIDEASAKAHDEDFASRFGFTPKLHWGWVGDWTIKEHQALNEQLMELQKRSKSLSSPPVNIIPNITGVENLREYYTNHNAHFGYDRCISIYQAVEIDSNGDMSPCRDYHDYIVGNVKENTITELWNSEPYRKFRGSLHTKGIMPACTRCCGLMGY, from the coding sequence ATGTCTAAAAGAAGCAGTATCGCACTTGGAACGATTTACAAAAATTTCAGCAAAGTCCTCCGCCATCCTTGGTTGGCTGCACGGTTGGCTGGTATCGAAAAAGAAAAAATCTTTTTCGATTACCTCAATCCTAAAGCCGAAGAAGGACATGCCCGCACCATCCGCCAACTCAGTATCCGCATCACCGATCTGTGCAATCTTCGCTGCCATACCTGCGGACAGTGGGGCGACCAGGGCTTTCTCCACAAGTGCAATCTCAAAGATCTCAAAAAATCTGAAGTCACTCCCGAGAGGTATCTCGCACTTCTCGACGACCTGAACGCAAACGGGCACAAGCCTTCCGTTTACCTTTGGGGTGGAGAGCCGAGTATGTACAAGGGATGGCTCGATATCATCGATCGTGCCGCAGAATATGGAATGCCGACATCCATTGCGACGAACACCTCTGGTGTTGCGGCTGCAGCCGAACGCCTTGTCAACGCGCCGATGTTTCTTCTGCAAATTTCCATCGACGGACACGACCGCGAAACACACAATCTTGCCCGTCCGGCAGCCGGTGACGGTGATAACTTTCAAGATGTTCAACATACATTGGAAGTTGTCCGTGAAGAACGTAAGCGCAAAGGCGGCACTCTGCCCCTTATTGCCAGCCTGACCACCATTTCACAAACCAACATGCACAACCTTGTCGATATCTACGAAACCTATAAAGATAGAGTCGATATTTTTGTCTTCTATCTTTCCTGGTGGATCGACGAAGCATCGGCCAAAGCCCATGATGAAGATTTCGCCTCACGATTTGGCTTTACACCTAAACTGCATTGGGGCTGGGTCGGCGACTGGACCATCAAAGAGCATCAAGCCTTAAACGAGCAACTCATGGAGCTGCAAAAACGGTCAAAATCCCTTTCCTCGCCGCCAGTCAACATCATTCCGAATATCACGGGAGTGGAAAACCTCCGCGAATATTACACGAATCATAATGCCCACTTCGGCTATGACCGGTGCATTTCCATCTATCAAGCTGTAGAAATCGATTCCAACGGCGATATGTCACCGTGCCGTGATTACCACGACTATATTGTTGGTAATGTGAAAGAGAATACCATTACCGAACTCTGGAATAGTGAACCGTATCGGAAATTCCGTGGCAGTCTCCACACGAAAGGCATCATGCCTGCTTGCACGCGGTGCTGCGGACTCATGGGATATTAA
- a CDS encoding glycosyltransferase family 4 protein, with protein MTHSSPPATVVLLLQDLLFGGTQRQTLELAKRLDRSRFSPQIWTMMAGSDFSSTAQQYDVPVRVLADTPAVKLSSLTALRRALAETRPDILMPLTAVPNIWGRIFARLAKVPVVIGTCRGGGAIRRQHERFLARIAHHHICNTAALKTDLVRLGRPDKNVTVIKNGIDCDFFAPPPDELRPVRLVILCLARFCEDKDHETLLRAFETVAAKHPAAELWLVGDGPMSHDVSKQVSRHKAKSRIRIYPASSDVRPFLQQASILALSSVREGMPNVILEAMASGVSVVATSVGGIPEVVRDNETGLLVEPRNPDALAQALLSLIIDDARRLAMGQAGRRKAHAEFSMDVMVNNYHDVFSRLLGTTSSHGTELS; from the coding sequence ATGACACATTCATCTCCCCCGGCCACCGTGGTCCTCTTACTGCAAGACCTCCTTTTTGGAGGGACGCAACGTCAGACTCTTGAACTGGCAAAACGGCTCGACCGTTCCCGGTTCTCACCCCAGATATGGACTATGATGGCCGGATCGGATTTCTCCTCAACGGCCCAACAATACGATGTTCCGGTTCGAGTTCTTGCCGACACCCCTGCCGTCAAACTTTCATCGTTAACGGCTCTACGACGCGCCCTTGCCGAAACTCGACCAGACATTCTGATGCCCCTCACCGCCGTTCCCAATATTTGGGGACGTATTTTCGCTCGGCTGGCCAAAGTTCCTGTTGTCATCGGAACCTGCCGTGGAGGTGGAGCTATTCGTCGCCAGCATGAACGGTTTCTCGCCCGAATTGCCCACCACCACATCTGCAATACCGCAGCCCTCAAGACCGACCTGGTACGCCTCGGCCGGCCGGACAAAAACGTTACCGTCATCAAAAACGGCATCGACTGTGATTTTTTTGCGCCTCCACCGGATGAATTGCGCCCGGTACGCCTTGTCATCCTTTGTCTGGCCCGGTTTTGCGAGGACAAAGATCACGAAACACTCCTTCGCGCTTTTGAAACCGTTGCGGCAAAACACCCCGCCGCAGAACTTTGGCTTGTCGGCGACGGCCCCATGTCCCACGACGTTTCCAAGCAGGTTTCCCGGCACAAAGCGAAATCCCGCATTCGCATCTACCCGGCGAGTTCGGATGTACGCCCATTTCTTCAACAAGCCTCGATACTGGCATTAAGCTCGGTACGCGAGGGAATGCCCAATGTTATTCTCGAAGCCATGGCCTCTGGCGTCTCTGTTGTTGCAACTTCGGTTGGTGGCATTCCCGAGGTCGTCAGAGACAACGAAACCGGCCTTCTGGTTGAACCTCGAAACCCCGATGCATTGGCACAAGCCCTCTTGTCCCTCATCATCGACGATGCGCGTCGGCTTGCCATGGGACAAGCCGGCCGACGCAAGGCACACGCCGAATTTTCCATGGACGTCATGGTAAATAATTATCATGATGTCTTTAGCCGACTCCTCGGTACCACCTCCAGCCACGGTACGGAGCTATCATAA
- a CDS encoding LysE family translocator, whose amino-acid sequence MNMETYFAFVLFAILMTATPGMGNLTMMAIGQTTGFRSSLPFLAGAVLGATCLDTLVSVGLGGLFLRSPQLAIVVKCGGMAYILYLSWKIMTMQLSTHGSNKRFSFWEGLVLHPSNPKSWTMAVVGFSQVVNPEAPLLPQVVLFVATFSIFAMTFHSLWGVAGAMLMRTVTSPPLRIGLNLVMVGGMVGATLYAMLA is encoded by the coding sequence ATGAATATGGAGACATATTTCGCATTTGTCTTATTCGCAATTCTCATGACGGCCACACCCGGAATGGGTAACCTGACCATGATGGCCATTGGTCAAACAACGGGATTTCGTTCTTCCTTACCATTTCTGGCAGGAGCAGTTCTTGGGGCGACGTGTCTTGATACATTGGTGAGTGTGGGGTTGGGAGGCCTGTTTCTTCGGTCTCCTCAACTTGCCATCGTCGTGAAGTGTGGAGGAATGGCGTATATTCTGTATTTAAGTTGGAAAATCATGACAATGCAACTTTCCACCCATGGATCAAACAAACGGTTTTCCTTTTGGGAAGGACTGGTACTCCACCCAAGCAATCCCAAAAGCTGGACCATGGCCGTGGTCGGCTTCAGCCAAGTCGTCAATCCGGAAGCGCCTCTTTTGCCACAAGTCGTGCTCTTTGTTGCAACGTTTTCAATCTTCGCCATGACGTTTCACTCCCTGTGGGGAGTTGCCGGGGCAATGCTTATGCGCACAGTAACTTCACCTCCACTTCGCATTGGACTCAACCTTGTCATGGTGGGGGGAATGGTCGGTGCAACGTTATATGCCATGTTGGCATAA
- a CDS encoding cold-shock protein, with protein MLYEGTVKWFNEKKGFGFIERPGEEDVFVHYSSISGQGFKTLHEGERVNFEIVPGERGAKAANVTVVN; from the coding sequence ATGCTGTACGAAGGCACCGTGAAATGGTTCAATGAGAAGAAAGGCTTTGGTTTTATTGAACGACCGGGTGAAGAAGACGTTTTCGTCCACTACTCGTCGATCAGTGGCCAGGGCTTCAAAACCCTCCATGAAGGTGAACGGGTCAACTTCGAAATTGTTCCCGGTGAACGCGGCGCCAAGGCGGCCAATGTAACGGTCGTCAACTAA
- a CDS encoding DNA polymerase IV, whose amino-acid sequence MIFHIDMDAFFASVEQLDNPELRGLPVIIGKGTRGVVSAASYEARWFGVHSAMPVMQARKLCPHGIFLSGRMHRYAEISRQVMALFEEIAPVVEPASIDEAYLDVAGLGRLYGPPLEIAVMIQQRVREEIDLSCAIGGAPVKFLAKIASDMKKPGGITIIEEHDVSEVLRTLPIGKIPGVGGRTATTLARLGIVHAGDMARQSDAFWERHLGKWGLELAKKARGEDRSRVNPSRERKSVSAEHTLSRDTADRDVLCTHLLTQAERVGHGLRRRGFAGRTVTLKLKFADFTNLTRSETVSHPLCATDTIYSTAKSLFDKIELSRPVRLIGVGVSNFNGPAQQLTLLPDERQSRHDRLVQLDHAVDAIQEKYGRDIMGRARAKNRSDSE is encoded by the coding sequence ATGATATTTCACATCGACATGGATGCCTTTTTTGCTTCTGTGGAGCAGCTCGATAATCCGGAACTTCGTGGATTACCCGTCATTATTGGAAAGGGTACACGCGGTGTGGTTTCAGCAGCATCGTATGAAGCCCGATGGTTTGGTGTACATTCGGCTATGCCTGTGATGCAGGCTCGGAAGCTTTGTCCTCACGGCATTTTTTTGTCCGGCCGTATGCATCGTTATGCCGAAATATCGCGTCAGGTCATGGCGCTTTTTGAAGAGATCGCTCCTGTTGTAGAACCTGCCTCTATTGACGAAGCCTATCTTGATGTTGCCGGATTGGGACGGCTGTATGGTCCTCCTCTCGAAATTGCGGTCATGATTCAACAACGGGTTCGTGAAGAAATCGATCTCTCTTGTGCCATTGGTGGGGCTCCCGTGAAGTTTCTCGCGAAAATCGCCTCGGATATGAAAAAGCCGGGGGGCATTACCATCATTGAAGAACATGATGTTTCCGAGGTGTTACGAACACTGCCTATTGGTAAGATTCCCGGAGTCGGGGGACGCACCGCCACGACCCTGGCTCGTCTCGGGATTGTCCATGCTGGTGACATGGCGCGGCAAAGTGATGCGTTTTGGGAACGTCATTTGGGGAAATGGGGGTTGGAGCTGGCCAAAAAAGCGCGGGGTGAAGACCGTTCTCGGGTCAATCCCTCTCGTGAGCGGAAATCTGTATCGGCAGAGCACACGCTGTCTCGCGATACTGCTGATCGAGACGTACTCTGTACACATCTTCTCACACAAGCGGAGCGCGTTGGTCATGGACTCCGACGACGAGGATTTGCCGGACGCACGGTGACGCTGAAGCTGAAATTTGCTGATTTTACGAACCTTACGCGCAGTGAAACGGTGTCGCACCCGCTGTGTGCCACAGATACGATTTATTCAACGGCAAAAAGTCTTTTCGACAAGATTGAATTGAGCCGTCCTGTGCGCCTTATTGGGGTTGGTGTTTCGAATTTTAATGGGCCGGCCCAACAGTTGACGCTGTTGCCCGATGAACGCCAATCTCGCCATGACCGTTTAGTTCAACTCGATCACGCCGTTGATGCCATTCAGGAAAAATATGGACGAGATATTATGGGAAGAGCTCGGGCGAAAAATCGGAGTGATTCAGAATGA